Proteins encoded in a region of the Carassius auratus strain Wakin chromosome 21, ASM336829v1, whole genome shotgun sequence genome:
- the LOC113038655 gene encoding probetacellulin-like, with product MDGTRRFILGILAVVLCKYSQAEWNTTNTPANRTVSCDLHDNCTGSDDDHTWSGHFSKCPKEYKHYCVHGVCRFVKAQNTPSCRCETGYIGSRCEYRDLDLRVEERMKIVIACVVAGLVFLILLIVFICVCTHKRYKPCRKKKRKKETSDEDEKLSSLNIHEALTAPVNTSDTNDV from the exons ATGGACGGGACGCGCAGGTTCATTTTGGGAATACTAG CTGTTGTCCTATGCAAATACTCCCAAGCTGAATGGAATACCACAAATACACCAGCGAATAGGACTGTGTCCTGTGATCTACATGACAACTGCACAG GTTCAGATGATGACCACACATGGAGTGGACACTTCTCTAAATGTCCAAAAGAATACAAGCATTACTGTGTCCATGGTGTTTGCCGTTTTGTAAAGGCGCAAAACACCCCTTCATGCAG ATGTGAAACGGGATACATTGGCAGTCGGTGTGAATATCGTGATCTTGATCTCCGTGTTGAAGAACGAATGAAAATAGTCATCGCATGTGTGGTGGCAGGATTGGTCTTTCTCATTCTGCTTATTGTGTTCATATGCGTCTGTACACA CAAACGATATAAACCATgtagaaaaaagaagagaaaaaaggaAACAAGTGATGAAGATGAGAAGCTCAGTTCACTGAACATACATGAAGCTTTAACTGCTCCAGTCAACACATCCGACACAAATGATGTATGA